One genomic region from Remersonia thermophila strain ATCC 22073 chromosome 1, whole genome shotgun sequence encodes:
- a CDS encoding 60S ribosomal protein eL36, translating into MAAEKAEKTGLASGLNKGHKTTARVTKPLPSKQKGKASKRTQFVRGIVREVAGLAPYERRVIELLRNGKDKRARKYSKRKLGTFGRAKAKVEELQRVIVESRRAGH; encoded by the exons ATGGCTGCCGAGAAGGCTGAGAAGACGGGCCTTGCCTCAGGTCTCAACAAGGGCCAC AAAACCACCGCCCGCGTCACCAAGCCGTTGCCGTCAAAGCAGAAGGGCAAGGCGAGCAAGCGGACGCAGTTTGTCCGGGGCATCGTCAGGGAGGTTGCCGG CCTCGCCCCCTACGAGCGCCGTGTCATCGAACTTCTCCGCAACGGCAAGGACAAGCGCGCTCGCAAGTACTCCAAGCGCAAG CTCGGGACGTTCGGAcgggccaaggccaaggtcgaggagctccagcGCGTTATCGTCGAGTCGAGGCGTGCCGGTCACTAA